One Ranitomeya variabilis isolate aRanVar5 chromosome 5, aRanVar5.hap1, whole genome shotgun sequence DNA window includes the following coding sequences:
- the LOC143773562 gene encoding beta-1,3-galactosyl-O-glycosyl-glycoprotein beta-1,6-N-acetylglucosaminyltransferase 3-like: MILFDCKRNRSIYKLLLLALLALSGTMLIKYMPTPCTLEDLEDRVSNARKQYCRHGLYDLLSLKVPPRDQGELNCSKIIKGDSDAINRGLQLNAALKGKFNHLKEKDYINITHDCQHFKAFRRYITIPISKEEEDFPIAYSMVVHDKIDMFERLLRAIYVPQNIYCVHVDEKSTEQFKAAVRAIISCFDNVFVASKLVRVVYASWSRVQADINCMEDLLKSNVTWKYLLNTCGTDFPLKTNAEIVRALKTLNGKNSMESEKPSEAKQGRWKYHHEVQGDYISGTGSEKLPPPIKTPMFTGNAYFVVSSDFVKYIFEDPQTQKLIDWVKDTYSPDEHLWATLNRMPGVPGSSPHNDKYELSDMNAMARMVKWSYSGGELHKGAAYPPCTGTYRRAVCVYGAGDLSWILKQHHFLANKFDPEVDNIAIFCMEEYLRHKTIFKSDL; this comes from the exons ATGATTCTCTTTGACTGCAAACGAAACAGATCTATTTACAAGCTTCTGCTTTTGGCACTTTTGGCATTGTCTGGCACCATGTTGATTAAATATATGCCTACTCCATGCACACTCGAAGACCTAGAAGATAGAGTGAGCAATGCCAGGAAACAGTACTGCAGACATGGACTTTATGATCTgcttagcctaaaggtacc acctcgAGATCAAGGTGAGCTTAATTGTTCAAAGATTATTAAGGGGGATTCTGATGCTATTAATCGGGGGCTACAACTGAATGCAGCCTTAAAAGGAAAATTCAACCATTTAAAGGAGAAGGATTACATAAACATAACTCATGACTGCCAACACTTTAAAGCTTTCAGAAGATATATCACTATTCCTATAAGTAAAGAAGAAGAGGACTTTCCTATTGCCTATTCTATGGTCGTACATGATAAAATTGATATGTTTGAACGACTTTTAAGAGCCATTTATGTCCCTCAAAATATTTATTGTGTCCACGTGGATGAAAAGTCAACAGAACAGTTCAAGGCTGCTGTGAGAGCCATCATCTCTTGCTTTGATAATGTGTTTGTGGCATCCAAACTGGTGAGGGTGGTCTATGCATCATGGTCAAGAGTACAGGCTGATATTAACTGTATGGAGGATCTGCTGAAAAGCAATGTTACATGGAAGTACTTGCTGAATACTTGTGGGACAGACTTCCCATTGAAGACAAATGCTGAGATTGTGAGAGCTCTCAAAACATTAAATGGAAAAAATAGTATGGAATCTGAGAAGCCATCAGAAGCCAAACAGGGACGCTGGAAATATCATCATGAAGTTCAAGGTGATTATATTTCTGGGACCGGTTCCGAAAAACTACCCCCACCAATTAAGACCCCCATGTTTACAGGAAATGCCTACTTTGTTGTATCCAGTGACTTTGTAAAGTACATATTTGAAGACCCACAGACTCAAAAACTTATAGACTGGGTCAAAGATACTTATAGTCCAGATGAACATCTCTGGGCTACATTAAACAGAATGCCCGGTGTTCCAGGCTCATCTCCTCATAATGACAAGTATGAACTTTCAGACATGAATGCAATGGCTAGAATGGTAAAGTGGTCATACAGCGGTGGAGAATTACATAAAGGAGCTGCCTACCCTCCTTGTACAGGAACCTATAGAAGGGCTGTATGTGTATATGGCGCAGGAGATCTGAGCTGGATACTTAAGCAACATCATTTTCTGGCCAACAAATTTGACCCAGAAGTAGATAACATTGCTATATTCTGCATGGAGGAGTATTTAAGacataaaacaatttttaaaagcGATTTATAA